From Anopheles arabiensis isolate DONGOLA chromosome 3, AaraD3, whole genome shotgun sequence, a single genomic window includes:
- the LOC120905168 gene encoding uncharacterized protein LOC120905168 isoform X1: MENKRCDEKNEPLRSEHLAEVPSSSLQSFVSSRTRSHPVICDVIRLEVIRERSSVYSEDGEFIDLPLPPVPPWSTILKDEVAVDEEENHIKDSEKSYELDAHIKSPVNNFVGDSEARCDVDVIDISISPYDCNHNTASDLTPNNKMHLRVMEEDAKSIDSSTASNTLRKSSWSVTSIGSTGAEYSNDDCKSGCQSDSVDSDEGDRPEDDYCEHSSGYRDKSPFLRSISLSPVERRFRKLSSSRERRRHAHEAEGKLLGTCDGWRSQRSKPYRKHEAEDSTCCDDDFTWVYAHNHHEAPKASVESDRRSVSQTTATRSVPRDQQRSREMSIQKTDQCQSTANTIGIGEAVPCGKPPRPSRETGSLDRRRNLRSSRHERDGKSHSTHSLKENSSSSEFHKHDSMSSNLSLNSKDHLQDSGSFYYYNISGSGNPHQRHGYPPHPQNACTSPSMWEPPPPPPLSPWDPQYYWNNPHCRHQSKEELRLIDYHRRQQELYQYGNRSGQSSMQDLSCASGCCNRNYYHHPPLPVCCPLDHRTQWINDVQRHDTDERLRRLQKDKESLALQVKTLTEHMQTQSTKISELENMIKEKNQLLSNAEDLLQRVSVFAKTVGIQIDKQKEMLSRSSLETQKLELMSAMSELKLQQAALERENLELRTTFVTNSVASSGLFNGNLANGSGSGSAITNVLNNNSITSSLLRRPQIITNTRMVGMSASTPGASMISSPIHHGSHGSLQQAAISPITPKTPPASYRQRIDVHYSSLPRQAFATTLSTVSTSSGSSTATDSNANPKRNVAFGNVRSINKRLQLPKLTTSSSMNALLLATALQRTESNLRHMKSVSAQELMFDAASNDHNDASRIKDEMSCLENENRCHERANTEPPSAALLDDEAGASCVQNTNENTATETVKNCEMELTSDFDALLNLEKTCEIAPFDSKNNTGQIPNEIDRLRGFSVPNLADAENRDNGILEHGEGGVQPTRSFTPQPSPSPSMSHKLKNIFGKIKRSNSGTLDDITTPEGEFKRGGVRATAGARLGWSGTTPYRKPDKPFREWDVDTICHWFEHLGLNMYEEDLRKWIKSSTTPGSELMKASPVDIEKELSLRNPLHRKKIVLAIADISGTVGDDGLFENAGKLDSTWVQRWLDDVGLPQYKEPFMAARMDGRMLHKLTMDDLGHLQISSCLHVASIRRGIQLMRNEKWNPDCHIRRPLQLGLNAKDDVRLWTSQRVHEWLRAVDLAEYAPNLRGSGVHGALMIFEVKFTAELFADLLNIPSSKTLLRRHLATHFKELLGRDIIQVKREAENTLGFQPLTITAKIKTPKKSQFSLKRKKSNKGGNLGGDEWSDYVCPMGGSGQEHLPPASSSAYDQTSTNQGSNTPISALSAFTSNASSPNTNIVTSIAMTKDPSTAPIAYPDSTTSSISSTTTSGVGLELASVQRQPSSNAQLVTTPIVNNNGVECRGEGGGSDSPLSIRSSTASTS, encoded by the exons ATGGAGAATAAGCGATGCGATGAGAAAAATGAACCATTAAGATCAGAACATTTAGCAGAagtaccatcatcatctctTCAGTCATTTGTTTCATCACGAACACGAAGTCATCCCGTAATATGCGATGTGATTCGCCTTGAGGTTATTCGCGAGCGTAGCAGTGTCTACAGTGAGGATGGCGAGTTCATTGACTTGCCACTGCCGCCTGTTCCACCATGGTCAACTATTTTGAAAGATGAAGTTGCGGTTGATGAAGAGGAAAATCATATAAAGGACAGCGAAAAATCTTATGAATTAGATGCACATATCAAATCTCCAGTGAATAATTTTGTGGGGGACAGCGAGGCGAGATGCGACGTAGATGTTATTGATATATCTATATCACCATACGATTGCAATCATAATACCGCTAGTGATTtgacaccaaacaacaaaatgcattTGCGTGTAATGGAAGAAGATGCAAAGTCAATCGACAGTAGTACGGCATCAAACACATTGCGGAAAAGTTCGTGGAGTGTGACTTCGATTGGTTCCACTGGAGCTGAATACTCTAATGACGATTGCAAATCTGGCTGCCAGTCCGACAGTGTGGACAGCGATGAGGGTGATCGACCAGAGGACGATTACTGTGAACATTCATCTGGATATCGTGATAAATCGCCATTTCTACGATCAATATCGCTATCACCAGTAGAACGTCGTTTTCGTAAATTGTCCTCATCTCGGGAGCGTCGACGTCATGCACATGAAGCTGAAGGGAAACTATTGGGAACCTGTGATGGTTGGAGATCTCAACGGTCTAAGCCGTACAGAAAGCATGAAGCAG AAGACTCGACTTGCTGTGATGATGACTTTACTTGGGTATACGCTCACAACCACCATGAAGCGCCAAAGGCTTCCGTTGAATCTGACCGACGATCCGTTtcacaaacaacagcaactcGATCGGTTCCACGTGACCAACAACgtagtcgagaaatgtcaatacaaaaaactgatcaATGTCAATCCACAGCTAACACAATTGGTATCGGGGAAGCAGTTCCTTGTGGCAAGCCACCCAGACCTTCACGGGAAACTGGTAGCCTAGATCGACGGCGGAACTTACGCTCAAGTCGTCACGAGCGAGATGGAAAAAGCCACAGTACACATTCACTAAAAGAAAATTCATCTTCGTCCGAATTTCATAAACACGATTCTATGTCCAGCAATCTCAGTTTAAATTCTAAAG ATCATCTGCAAGACTCGGGAAGCTTTTACTATTACAACATTAGTGGTAGCGGAAATCCACATCAACGTCATGGCTATCCACCTCATCCTCAAAATGCATGTACAAGTCCTAGTATGTgggaaccaccaccaccgccgccattGTCTCCTTGGGATCCTCAATACTACTGGAATAATCCGCATTGTCGCCACCAAAGCAAAGAAGAGTTGAGATTAATCGACTATCATCGCCGACAGCAAGAATTGTACCAATATGGAAACAGAAGTGGGCAAAGTAGTATGCAGGATTTATCTTGCGCTAGTGGCTGCTGTAATCGAAACTATTATCATCACCCACCTCTGCCGGTTTGTTGCCCATTGGATCATCGCACGCAATGGATCAACGATGTTCAG cGCCATGACACTGATGAACGGCTACGACGTTTACAAAAGGACAAAGAATCACTAGCTTTGCAAGTTAAAACACTTACGGAGCATATGCAGACACAATCTACAAAAATAAGTGAATTGGAAAACAtgataaaagagaaaaatcaGCTGCTATCCAACGCAGAAGATCTCCTGCAGCGAGTAAGCGTATTTGCAAAAACAGTTGGCATCCAGATTGACAAACAAAAA gaaatgCTTTCGAGATCTTCGCttgaaacacaaaaattaGAGCTCATGTCAGCGATGAGTGAGCTCAAACTTCAACAAGCAGCCCTAGAAAGAGAAAATTTGGAACTTCGTACAACTTTTGTAACTAATAGCGTGGCATCTAGCGGATTATTCAATGGAAATCTTGCAAATGGATCAGGGAGTGGATCAGCGATAACAAATGTGCTTAATAACAACAGCATTACGTCTAGTTTGCTCAGAAGACCTCAGATTATTACGAATACTAGAATGGTAGGCATGTCCGCCTCTACTCCAGGAGCTTCAATGATCTCGTCTCCAATACATCATGGCAGCCATGGGAGTTTACAACAAGCAGCAATTAGTCCTATTACTCCGAAG ACCCCACCGGCATCTTATCGACAACGTATCGATGTTCACTACAGTAGTCTTCCAAGACAAGCCTTTGCTACTACATTATCAACGGTTAGCACCTCCAGCGGCTCTTCAACAGCAACAGATAGTAACGCCAACCCTAAACGAAACGTAGCTTTTG GTAATGTTCGTTCTATCAACAAACGATTGCAACTACCTAAGCTTACAACGTCCAGCTCAATGAATGCTCTTCTGCTAGCCACAGCATTGCAACGCACAGAATCTAATCTGAGACATATGAAATCGGTATCAGCACAAGAGTTAATGTTCGATGCTGCATCCAATGACCACAATGATGCATCTCGAATAAAAGATGAAATGAGTTGTTTAGAGAATGAGAACCGTTGTCACGAACGAGCGAATACTGAACCTCCATCGGCAGCATTATTAGATGACGAAGCAGGAGCATCATGCGTTCAAAACACGAATGAAAATACGGCGACAGAAACCGTGAAAAACTGTGAGATGGAATTAACATCCGATTTCGATGCACTTCTAAACTTAGAGAAAACGTGTGAAATTGCCCCGTTTGATTCAAAGAACAATACAGGACAAATACCCAACGAAATCGATAGACTACGTGGATTTTCAGTACCAAATTTAG CTGATGCAGAAAATCGCGATAATGGGATCTTAGAACACGGTGAAGGTGGTGTGCAGCCCACTCGCAGCTTCACCCCTCAACCTTCGCCATCGCCGTCTATGAGTCACAAATTAAAGAACATTTTTGGTAAGATCAAAAGAAGCAACAGTGGAACCTTGGACGATATTACAACTCCGGAAGGTGAATTTAAACGTGGAGGAGTTCGTGCAACCGCAGGGGCTCGTCTGGGTTGGAGTGGAACGACTCCATATCGAAAACCTGATAAACCGTTCCGCGAATGGGATGTAGATACAATCTGCCATTGGTTCGAGCATCTGGGTTTAAATATGTATGAGGAAGATTTACGAAAATGGATCAAATCGAGCACGACGCCTGGAAGCGAATTGATGAAAGCCTCGCCAGTAGATATTGAAAAAGAGTTAAGTTTGCGAAATCCATTGCATCGAAAAAAGATAGTGTTAGCTATTGCAGATATTTCGGGGACGGTGGGAGACGACGGGTTGTTTGAGAACGCTGGAAAGCTGGATTCAACATGG GTCCAGCGTTGGTTAGACGATGTTGGTTTGCCCCAATACAAAGAACCCTTCATGGCGGCCCGAATGGATGGACGAATGCTACACAAATTGACGATGGACGATTTGGGCCATTTGCAAATATCTTCTTGTTTGCACGTGGCCAGCATTCGTCGTGGTATACAGCTTATGCGTAATGAAAAATGGAATCCCGATTGTCATATTCGTCGGCCATTGCAACTCGGATTAAATGCAAAAGACGATGTAAGGTTATGGACTTCGCAAAGAGTCCATGAATGGTTACGAGCCGTCGATTTGGCAGAATATGCTCCTAATTTGCGTGGATCTGGAGTACATGGAGCTCTCATGATATTCGAAGTTAAATTTACAGCCGAACTTTTTGCTGATTTATTGAACATTCCTTCAAGCAAAACATTGTTACGTCGACATTTGGCTACTCATTTTAAGGAGCTTTTGGGTCGAGATATCATACAGGTGAAACGAGAGGCTGAAAATACCCTTGGATTCCAACCACTGACAATTACGGCAAAAATTAAG ACGCCTAAAAAGTCTCAATTTTCcttaaaacggaaaaagaGCAACAAAGGTGGCAATCTGGGAGGAGATGAATGGAGTGATTATGTCTGCCCAATGGGTGGTTCAGGTCAGGAACATTTACCGCCTGCATCTTCTTCAGCTTATGATCAAACTAGCACAAATCAAGGCAGCAATACTCCAATTTCTGCTCTTTCTGCCTTTACGTCAAATGCTTCTTCTCCTAATACTAATATTGTCACTAGCATCGCC ATGACGAAGGATCCCTCAACGGCACCAATTGCTTATCCAGACAGCACAACCAGCAGCATCTCCAGCACAACTACTTCCGGAGTCGGGTTGGAGCTTGCTTCAGTTCAACGTCAGCCGTCGAGTAACGCACAGTTAGTAACAACGCCGATAGTCAATAATAACGGTGTCGAATGTAGAGGAGAAGGAGGTGGTAGCGATTCTCCACTATCAATACGCAGTTCAACTGCTTCAACCTCCTAG
- the LOC120905168 gene encoding liprin-beta-2 isoform X17, which translates to MTRWWWFRACNNPNSHSSENGSILADGRGVKSAFSGRSCFSCDTDYISSPDDAGNNSSSNGGLQHGIRSTSILAAAQSLAMALQQQSSSLHPSPDPITADIINIWLDSHLPRHDTDERLRRLQKDKESLALQVKTLTEHMQTQSTKISELENMIKEKNQLLSNAEDLLQREMLSRSSLETQKLELMSAMSELKLQQAALERENLELRTTFVTNSVASSGLFNGNLANGSGSGSAITNVLNNNSITSSLLRRPQIITNTRMVGMSASTPGASMISSPIHHGSHGSLQQAAISPITPKTPPASYRQRIDVHYSSLPRQAFATTLSTVSTSSGSSTATDSNANPKRNVAFGNVRSINKRLQLPKLTTSSSMNALLLATALQRTESNLRHMKSVSAQELMFDAASNDHNDASRIKDEMSCLENENRCHERANTEPPSAALLDDEAGASCVQNTNENTATETVKNCEMELTSDFDALLNLEKTCEIAPFDSKNNTGQIPNEIDRLRGFSVPNLADAENRDNGILEHGEGGVQPTRSFTPQPSPSPSMSHKLKNIFGKIKRSNSGTLDDITTPEGEFKRGGVRATAGARLGWSGTTPYRKPDKPFREWDVDTICHWFEHLGLNMYEEDLRKWIKSSTTPGSELMKASPVDIEKELSLRNPLHRKKIVLAIADISGTVGDDGLFENAGKLDSTWVQRWLDDVGLPQYKEPFMAARMDGRMLHKLTMDDLGHLQISSCLHVASIRRGIQLMRNEKWNPDCHIRRPLQLGLNAKDDVRLWTSQRVHEWLRAVDLAEYAPNLRGSGVHGALMIFEVKFTAELFADLLNIPSSKTLLRRHLATHFKELLGRDIIQVKREAENTLGFQPLTITAKIKTPKKSQFSLKRKKSNKGGNLGGDEWSDYVCPMGGSGQEHLPPASSSAYDQTSTNQGSNTPISALSAFTSNASSPNTNIVTSIAMTKDPSTAPIAYPDSTTSSISSTTTSGVGLELASVQRQPSSNAQLVTTPIVNNNGVECRGEGGGSDSPLSIRSSTASTS; encoded by the exons GTGATACAGACTACATTTCATCGCCTGATGATGCAGGAAATAACTCCTCATCGAATGGTGGTTTACAACACGGAATTCGATCCACATCAATATTGGCAGCAGCTCAGTCTCTTGCCATGGCTCTCCAACAACAATCGTCTTCACTACATCCGTCACCGGATCCCATAACGGCAGATATCATCAATATATGGCTCGATTCCCATTTACCG cGCCATGACACTGATGAACGGCTACGACGTTTACAAAAGGACAAAGAATCACTAGCTTTGCAAGTTAAAACACTTACGGAGCATATGCAGACACAATCTACAAAAATAAGTGAATTGGAAAACAtgataaaagagaaaaatcaGCTGCTATCCAACGCAGAAGATCTCCTGCAGCGA gaaatgCTTTCGAGATCTTCGCttgaaacacaaaaattaGAGCTCATGTCAGCGATGAGTGAGCTCAAACTTCAACAAGCAGCCCTAGAAAGAGAAAATTTGGAACTTCGTACAACTTTTGTAACTAATAGCGTGGCATCTAGCGGATTATTCAATGGAAATCTTGCAAATGGATCAGGGAGTGGATCAGCGATAACAAATGTGCTTAATAACAACAGCATTACGTCTAGTTTGCTCAGAAGACCTCAGATTATTACGAATACTAGAATGGTAGGCATGTCCGCCTCTACTCCAGGAGCTTCAATGATCTCGTCTCCAATACATCATGGCAGCCATGGGAGTTTACAACAAGCAGCAATTAGTCCTATTACTCCGAAG ACCCCACCGGCATCTTATCGACAACGTATCGATGTTCACTACAGTAGTCTTCCAAGACAAGCCTTTGCTACTACATTATCAACGGTTAGCACCTCCAGCGGCTCTTCAACAGCAACAGATAGTAACGCCAACCCTAAACGAAACGTAGCTTTTG GTAATGTTCGTTCTATCAACAAACGATTGCAACTACCTAAGCTTACAACGTCCAGCTCAATGAATGCTCTTCTGCTAGCCACAGCATTGCAACGCACAGAATCTAATCTGAGACATATGAAATCGGTATCAGCACAAGAGTTAATGTTCGATGCTGCATCCAATGACCACAATGATGCATCTCGAATAAAAGATGAAATGAGTTGTTTAGAGAATGAGAACCGTTGTCACGAACGAGCGAATACTGAACCTCCATCGGCAGCATTATTAGATGACGAAGCAGGAGCATCATGCGTTCAAAACACGAATGAAAATACGGCGACAGAAACCGTGAAAAACTGTGAGATGGAATTAACATCCGATTTCGATGCACTTCTAAACTTAGAGAAAACGTGTGAAATTGCCCCGTTTGATTCAAAGAACAATACAGGACAAATACCCAACGAAATCGATAGACTACGTGGATTTTCAGTACCAAATTTAG CTGATGCAGAAAATCGCGATAATGGGATCTTAGAACACGGTGAAGGTGGTGTGCAGCCCACTCGCAGCTTCACCCCTCAACCTTCGCCATCGCCGTCTATGAGTCACAAATTAAAGAACATTTTTGGTAAGATCAAAAGAAGCAACAGTGGAACCTTGGACGATATTACAACTCCGGAAGGTGAATTTAAACGTGGAGGAGTTCGTGCAACCGCAGGGGCTCGTCTGGGTTGGAGTGGAACGACTCCATATCGAAAACCTGATAAACCGTTCCGCGAATGGGATGTAGATACAATCTGCCATTGGTTCGAGCATCTGGGTTTAAATATGTATGAGGAAGATTTACGAAAATGGATCAAATCGAGCACGACGCCTGGAAGCGAATTGATGAAAGCCTCGCCAGTAGATATTGAAAAAGAGTTAAGTTTGCGAAATCCATTGCATCGAAAAAAGATAGTGTTAGCTATTGCAGATATTTCGGGGACGGTGGGAGACGACGGGTTGTTTGAGAACGCTGGAAAGCTGGATTCAACATGG GTCCAGCGTTGGTTAGACGATGTTGGTTTGCCCCAATACAAAGAACCCTTCATGGCGGCCCGAATGGATGGACGAATGCTACACAAATTGACGATGGACGATTTGGGCCATTTGCAAATATCTTCTTGTTTGCACGTGGCCAGCATTCGTCGTGGTATACAGCTTATGCGTAATGAAAAATGGAATCCCGATTGTCATATTCGTCGGCCATTGCAACTCGGATTAAATGCAAAAGACGATGTAAGGTTATGGACTTCGCAAAGAGTCCATGAATGGTTACGAGCCGTCGATTTGGCAGAATATGCTCCTAATTTGCGTGGATCTGGAGTACATGGAGCTCTCATGATATTCGAAGTTAAATTTACAGCCGAACTTTTTGCTGATTTATTGAACATTCCTTCAAGCAAAACATTGTTACGTCGACATTTGGCTACTCATTTTAAGGAGCTTTTGGGTCGAGATATCATACAGGTGAAACGAGAGGCTGAAAATACCCTTGGATTCCAACCACTGACAATTACGGCAAAAATTAAG ACGCCTAAAAAGTCTCAATTTTCcttaaaacggaaaaagaGCAACAAAGGTGGCAATCTGGGAGGAGATGAATGGAGTGATTATGTCTGCCCAATGGGTGGTTCAGGTCAGGAACATTTACCGCCTGCATCTTCTTCAGCTTATGATCAAACTAGCACAAATCAAGGCAGCAATACTCCAATTTCTGCTCTTTCTGCCTTTACGTCAAATGCTTCTTCTCCTAATACTAATATTGTCACTAGCATCGCC ATGACGAAGGATCCCTCAACGGCACCAATTGCTTATCCAGACAGCACAACCAGCAGCATCTCCAGCACAACTACTTCCGGAGTCGGGTTGGAGCTTGCTTCAGTTCAACGTCAGCCGTCGAGTAACGCACAGTTAGTAACAACGCCGATAGTCAATAATAACGGTGTCGAATGTAGAGGAGAAGGAGGTGGTAGCGATTCTCCACTATCAATACGCAGTTCAACTGCTTCAACCTCCTAG